In Providencia zhijiangensis, a single window of DNA contains:
- a CDS encoding AAA family ATPase, whose amino-acid sequence MKILSLRLKNINSLKGEWKIDFTEEPFASNGLFAITGATGAGKTTLLDAICLALYHQTPRLGAISKSKNELMTRHTGECLAEVEFEVKGIAYRAFWSQRRANNKPDGNLQDAKAELATVADGQIIAEKISEVREKIVQITGLDFGRFTKSILLSQGDFAAFLNATEKERADLLEEITGTEIYSQISVYIFNQHKQAKTDLDILRAQAGSINLLTESEHQELVEKQQQYLAQEQQLSQNKNRHQQALTWHQQHQQLVQNTQRLQIAQQQALQQYQASEASLHKLEQSAPAEALRPDWLAVQNLQTQLDEQTQKQQRTTLLLEDAQKQRLPLVAQYTQAQSEQNQYKEWVQKTTAMIDNEVRPLDNLLAQLNQQKNQLAEQINQLNGEYLQKKSSVESTQQKILHANNELNTTQLFLQKHQNDAQIVAQLGSWQQQGKFIYELTERLNQSQKKQQVINLEWQTLQQVQQQKSKESQQAQSHLEGQHSRFNLLEKQFQEYKQKYNIEEIKAAISQRQERLQHVKILPVLLTQHEEKQLQLHSQTQLQNQLGESINRLEQQVAITQDRVTQLLPQRQILEQKLQLEQKIVSLEHERQLLIEGDPCPLCGSLEHPALASYQAVMPNETQQQLATLMTQMETEKQKLTEQQALLQADKRRQQDNELAQKQLQEQFNNLNNQWIKACEQAHIPELAKTTSAVEQSLVELQEELTAQQAIINEFAQLERQYQEAKNQYYEQQTQAKQLFSELSLLDEKLKHHSQQLEENQAEQQSLQQRFEQQAQQLTDSLAPFNLTLPSQAQFTTWLQEIEQRGQYYEAQKATFLQITKNVEVDTATLAAETANAQQLAQQLSAQHQQLEQLNQQIEQKNTQRQNLLEGQTVAIYVQKMQEKQAQYTHQVDTLSEQISAIDKNIAALNGSAQELDHQLKQLSQRQLAAHAQFVAALSSSPFSTQEQFLNALLPTEEKIELEQLKQRVTQQRLEAETRYQESLSAMANHEQQHLVEFAEFSVEQIQQTLEQLESQIKILNQQQGQIINQLERDQQQRHQQRELLNKIEQSQLSYDDWSYLNTLIGSAEGDKFRRYAQGLTLDCLVSLANQQLDKLHGRYLLQRSHLANLELQVIDGWQGDSIRDTKTLSGGESFLVSLALALALSDMVSHRTQLESLFLDEGFGTLDAETLDIALDALESLNASGKTIGVISHVEAMKERIPVQIAVKKTNGLGFSELPSHYRVS is encoded by the coding sequence TTGAAAATCTTAAGCTTACGCCTGAAAAACATTAACTCCCTAAAAGGTGAATGGAAGATTGATTTCACAGAAGAGCCTTTTGCCAGTAATGGATTATTTGCTATCACAGGCGCAACTGGCGCGGGGAAAACCACCTTATTGGATGCTATCTGCCTTGCGCTTTACCACCAGACTCCACGGTTAGGGGCAATATCAAAAAGCAAAAATGAGTTGATGACCCGCCATACTGGCGAATGTTTAGCTGAAGTGGAGTTTGAAGTTAAAGGCATCGCTTATCGCGCATTTTGGAGTCAACGCCGGGCAAACAATAAACCCGATGGTAACCTGCAAGATGCAAAAGCAGAGCTGGCAACCGTCGCTGATGGGCAGATCATCGCAGAAAAAATCAGTGAAGTGCGTGAAAAAATTGTGCAAATCACCGGGCTAGATTTTGGGCGTTTCACAAAATCCATTTTGCTCTCTCAAGGGGATTTTGCAGCCTTTTTAAATGCCACCGAAAAAGAGCGTGCCGATTTACTAGAAGAAATCACTGGCACCGAAATTTACAGCCAGATTTCGGTGTATATTTTTAACCAACATAAACAAGCTAAAACCGATCTCGATATTCTTCGAGCGCAAGCGGGCAGCATTAACTTACTTACTGAATCAGAGCATCAAGAACTCGTTGAAAAACAGCAACAATATTTAGCGCAAGAACAGCAACTGAGCCAGAATAAAAACCGCCATCAACAAGCGCTAACATGGCACCAGCAACATCAACAATTAGTGCAAAATACCCAGCGATTACAGATTGCACAGCAGCAAGCTTTACAGCAATATCAAGCCTCAGAAGCCAGCTTACATAAGCTGGAACAAAGCGCCCCAGCAGAAGCGCTACGTCCTGATTGGCTGGCCGTGCAAAACTTGCAAACTCAACTCGATGAACAGACCCAAAAGCAGCAGCGCACCACATTACTTTTAGAAGACGCTCAAAAGCAGCGCTTGCCATTGGTTGCCCAATACACTCAAGCTCAGTCGGAACAAAATCAATATAAAGAGTGGGTACAAAAAACCACGGCAATGATCGATAACGAAGTACGACCACTCGACAATTTACTCGCACAACTTAACCAGCAAAAAAACCAATTAGCCGAGCAAATAAATCAGCTAAATGGCGAATATTTGCAGAAAAAATCCAGTGTAGAAAGTACCCAGCAGAAAATTCTTCATGCCAATAATGAGTTGAATACAACCCAGTTATTTCTACAAAAACATCAAAATGATGCTCAGATTGTCGCGCAGCTCGGAAGCTGGCAACAGCAAGGAAAATTTATTTATGAACTTACAGAGCGCCTAAACCAAAGCCAGAAAAAACAGCAAGTTATCAACCTTGAATGGCAAACCCTACAACAGGTTCAGCAGCAAAAATCCAAAGAATCTCAACAGGCTCAAAGCCATTTAGAAGGGCAGCATTCTCGCTTTAATCTGCTCGAAAAGCAGTTTCAGGAATATAAACAAAAGTACAATATCGAAGAAATTAAGGCTGCGATTTCACAGCGACAAGAGCGTTTGCAGCATGTGAAAATATTACCTGTTTTACTGACTCAACATGAAGAAAAACAGCTGCAATTACATTCACAAACACAGTTACAAAACCAACTCGGCGAATCTATCAACCGATTAGAGCAACAGGTTGCCATTACGCAAGATAGAGTGACTCAGCTCCTGCCTCAACGACAAATTTTAGAGCAAAAACTTCAGCTAGAACAAAAAATTGTCAGCTTAGAACATGAACGCCAACTGCTCATTGAAGGAGATCCATGCCCGCTTTGTGGCTCGTTGGAGCACCCTGCTTTAGCATCATATCAAGCCGTTATGCCCAATGAGACTCAGCAACAACTGGCTACGCTGATGACTCAAATGGAGACCGAAAAACAAAAGCTCACTGAGCAGCAAGCCTTATTGCAAGCAGACAAACGCCGCCAGCAAGATAACGAATTGGCTCAAAAGCAACTACAAGAGCAGTTCAATAACCTGAACAATCAATGGATAAAGGCATGTGAGCAAGCACATATCCCTGAACTAGCCAAAACCACGTCAGCGGTAGAGCAATCCCTCGTTGAATTACAAGAAGAGCTTACCGCTCAGCAAGCCATCATCAACGAATTTGCACAGTTAGAGCGTCAGTACCAAGAGGCTAAAAACCAATATTATGAACAGCAAACTCAAGCCAAACAGCTATTTTCAGAGCTGTCTCTTCTTGATGAGAAACTAAAGCATCACTCCCAACAATTAGAAGAAAACCAAGCTGAACAGCAATCTTTGCAGCAACGCTTTGAGCAACAAGCACAGCAGCTTACAGACTCGCTGGCTCCATTTAATCTCACCCTGCCAAGCCAAGCGCAATTTACCACTTGGCTACAAGAGATTGAACAACGCGGGCAATATTATGAAGCGCAAAAAGCAACCTTCCTGCAAATCACGAAAAATGTTGAAGTTGATACGGCAACGCTCGCAGCTGAAACAGCGAATGCTCAGCAATTAGCTCAGCAGCTTTCTGCTCAGCATCAGCAATTAGAGCAATTAAATCAGCAAATTGAACAAAAAAATACGCAACGCCAGAATCTGTTAGAAGGCCAAACTGTTGCTATTTATGTTCAAAAAATGCAAGAAAAACAAGCTCAATACACACATCAAGTTGATACGCTTTCAGAGCAAATTAGCGCAATAGATAAAAATATTGCCGCACTCAATGGGAGTGCTCAAGAACTTGATCACCAATTGAAGCAACTAAGCCAACGACAGTTAGCCGCTCACGCTCAGTTTGTTGCTGCACTCAGTAGCAGCCCTTTCTCGACTCAAGAGCAATTCCTTAATGCCTTACTACCTACCGAAGAGAAAATTGAGCTGGAGCAGCTTAAACAGCGAGTAACTCAACAGCGGCTGGAAGCGGAAACTCGCTACCAAGAAAGCCTGTCAGCAATGGCAAATCATGAGCAACAGCATTTAGTGGAGTTTGCTGAGTTTTCAGTGGAACAAATTCAGCAAACCCTCGAACAATTAGAGAGCCAAATCAAGATATTGAACCAGCAACAAGGTCAAATCATTAACCAGCTTGAGCGAGATCAGCAACAGCGTCACCAACAGCGCGAGTTATTGAATAAAATTGAACAGAGCCAATTAAGCTACGATGATTGGAGTTATCTCAATACCTTAATTGGATCCGCTGAAGGGGATAAATTCCGTCGCTATGCTCAAGGGCTAACCCTAGACTGTTTAGTCTCACTCGCGAACCAACAACTCGATAAATTGCATGGTCGCTACTTACTGCAACGCAGTCATTTAGCCAACCTCGAATTGCAGGTTATTGATGGTTGGCAAGGGGATAGCATTCGCGATACGAAAACCCTTTCAGGAGGGGAAAGTTTTTTAGTCAGTCTCGCGCTAGCCCTTGCACTCTCTGACATGGTGAGCCATCGCACGCAATTGGAATCACTCTTTTTAGATGAAGGTTTTGGTACGCTAGACGCTGAAACTTTAGACATCGCCCTAGATGCATTAGAAAGCCTAAATGCATCAGGAAAAACCATTGGTGTGATTAGCCATGTGGAAGCGATGAAAGAACGAATTCCTGTACAAATTGCGGTGAAAAAAACTAACGGACTCGGCTTTAGTGAACTTCCAAGTCACTATCGTGTTAGTTAA
- the phoB gene encoding phosphate regulon transcriptional regulator PhoB: MARRILVVEDEAPIREMVCFVLEQNGFQPTEADDYDSAIAQLVDPLPDLVLLDWMIPGGSGIQVIKHMKRDSATRDVPVMMLTARGEEEDRVKGLEVGADDYLIKPFSPKELIARVKAILRRISPMATEDIIEMNGLVLDPTSHRVTSKEIPIDMGPTEYKLLHFFMTHPERVYSREQLLNYVWGANVYVEDRTVDVHIRRLRKALELDGHDKMVQTVRGTGYRFSVRY; this comes from the coding sequence ATGGCAAGACGCATTCTAGTCGTTGAAGATGAAGCGCCCATCCGAGAAATGGTTTGTTTTGTATTGGAACAGAATGGTTTTCAGCCGACAGAGGCTGATGATTATGATTCTGCGATAGCGCAATTGGTTGATCCCCTTCCTGATTTAGTATTATTGGATTGGATGATACCCGGAGGTTCCGGTATCCAAGTCATTAAACATATGAAGCGTGATAGTGCTACGCGCGATGTCCCCGTCATGATGCTAACGGCAAGGGGCGAAGAAGAAGATCGCGTGAAAGGATTAGAAGTGGGAGCGGATGACTATCTCATCAAACCGTTTTCACCAAAAGAATTGATAGCCCGTGTTAAAGCTATTTTACGACGTATTTCTCCAATGGCGACAGAAGATATTATCGAGATGAACGGGTTAGTGCTTGACCCTACTTCTCATCGCGTTACCAGCAAGGAAATTCCCATTGATATGGGGCCTACCGAATATAAATTACTCCACTTCTTTATGACCCATCCAGAGCGAGTTTATAGCCGTGAGCAGTTACTCAACTATGTTTGGGGTGCCAACGTGTATGTGGAAGACAGAACGGTGGATGTCCATATTCGTCGTTTAAGAAAAGCGTTAGAGTTAGATGGACATGATAAGATGGTGCAAACGGTTCGTGGTACTGGCTACCGCTTCTCTGTTCGCTATTGA
- a CDS encoding IS3 family transposase (programmed frameshift), whose amino-acid sequence MKKRNFSAEFRRESAQLVVDQNYTVADAAKAMNVGLSTLTRWVKQLRDERAGKTPKASPITPEQIEIRELKKKIQRIEMENEIFKKGYRALDVRLPEQVSVIGKLRAHYPVATLCCVFGVHRSSYRYRENRPDNPDGRRAVLRSQVQELHGLSHGSAGARSIAVMATHRGFRMGRWLAGRLMKEMGLVSCQQPVHRYKRGGHEHIAIPNHLERQFAVTEPNQVWCGDVTYIWTGKRWAYLAVVLDLFARKPVGWAMSFSPDSKLTTKALKMAWEIRNKPSGLMFHSDQGSHYTSRQFRQLLWRYRIKQSMSRRGNCWDNSPMERFFRSLKNEWVPVTGYISFSEAAHAITDYIVGYYSEVRPHEYNGGLPPNESENQYRKNSKTVANFS is encoded by the exons ATGAAAAAACGAAATTTCAGTGCAGAATTCAGACGTGAATCAGCCCAGCTGGTTGTGGATCAGAACTATACAGTTGCAGATGCCGCGAAAGCCATGAATGTCGGGCTTTCCACCTTGACGCGGTGGGTAAAGCAATTACGGGACGAACGGGCAGGCAAAACACCGAAAGCATCCCCTATCACGCCGGAACAAATTGAGATACGTGAGCTGAAGAAAAAAATTCAACGTATTGAAATGGAAAACGAAATAT TTAAAAAAGGCTACCGCGCTCTTGATGTCAGACTCCCTGAACAGGTCTCGGTGATCGGGAAACTCAGAGCGCATTATCCTGTGGCCACTCTTTGCTGCGTGTTCGGAGTTCACCGCAGCAGCTATAGATACCGGGAAAACCGGCCTGACAATCCGGACGGCAGGAGAGCCGTATTACGTAGTCAGGTTCAGGAGCTGCACGGCCTCAGTCATGGCTCAGCAGGTGCAAGAAGTATCGCTGTAATGGCAACACACAGGGGCTTCCGGATGGGACGATGGCTTGCCGGACGGCTAATGAAGGAGATGGGGCTGGTGAGCTGTCAGCAGCCTGTTCACCGGTATAAACGTGGCGGTCATGAACACATTGCTATCCCGAACCACCTTGAGCGACAGTTCGCAGTGACAGAGCCCAATCAGGTATGGTGCGGCGACGTAACGTATATCTGGACCGGTAAACGCTGGGCATACCTGGCCGTTGTACTCGACCTGTTCGCAAGGAAACCCGTGGGCTGGGCAATGTCATTTTCTCCGGACAGCAAACTGACAACCAAAGCGCTGAAAATGGCATGGGAAATACGAAATAAGCCATCCGGGCTCATGTTCCACAGTGATCAGGGTAGCCACTATACAAGCAGGCAGTTCCGACAGTTACTGTGGCGATACCGGATAAAACAAAGTATGAGTAGGCGTGGTAACTGCTGGGATAACAGCCCGATGGAGCGCTTCTTCAGAAGTCTGAAAAATGAGTGGGTGCCGGTGACCGGCTACATCAGCTTCAGTGAAGCAGCCCATGCAATAACGGATTATATCGTCGGGTATTACAGCGAAGTCAGGCCGCATGAATATAACGGTGGATTACCACCAAACGAATCAGAAAACCAATACCGGAAAAACTCTAAAACCGTGGCCAATTTTAGTTGA
- the sbcD gene encoding exonuclease subunit SbcD: MRIIHTSDWHLGQYFFTKNRSAEHQHFLRWLIEQVNQYQVDALIVAGDVFDTGAPPSYARELYNQFIVDLQKTGCQLVILSGNHDSVSVLNESSALLRYLNTHVITSNSESPVITLKDKQGNPNGLVCAIPFLRPRDIQVSIAGQSSEEKQLSLQNAIREHYQSCYQKAVEQRTEQGLDIPIIATGHLTVVGAELTDSVREIYIGTLDAFPSGAFPPADYIALGHIHRPQLIGGQAHIRYSGSPIALSFDESQQQKSVCLVEFNQHQFTNATLLPIPVFQPLLSLKGSLKELQKQLMDLPVQENERPIWLDIEVATQDYLGDIQQRIEALTQELPVEVVRLRRARRAQTGQNLTPQNETLSELTAEEVFTRRLTEESLEDKALEQRLLQLFKQSYANLRNEQGE; this comes from the coding sequence ATGCGCATCATCCACACTTCAGACTGGCATTTAGGTCAGTATTTTTTCACTAAAAACCGATCTGCTGAACACCAACACTTTTTGCGTTGGTTAATAGAGCAAGTCAATCAGTACCAAGTGGATGCCCTGATTGTGGCTGGCGATGTTTTTGATACTGGCGCACCGCCAAGTTATGCGCGCGAACTCTACAACCAGTTTATTGTTGATTTGCAAAAAACAGGCTGCCAATTAGTTATCTTGAGTGGAAACCATGATTCTGTCTCTGTTTTGAATGAATCCAGCGCGTTATTACGTTATTTAAATACTCACGTCATCACATCAAACAGCGAATCCCCTGTCATCACATTGAAAGATAAGCAAGGGAACCCAAATGGGTTAGTGTGCGCAATCCCCTTTTTACGGCCACGAGATATCCAAGTCAGTATTGCGGGGCAAAGCAGTGAAGAAAAACAACTTTCATTACAAAATGCCATTCGTGAACACTACCAAAGCTGTTACCAAAAAGCCGTTGAGCAACGTACTGAGCAGGGCTTAGATATCCCGATTATTGCCACGGGGCATTTGACCGTCGTCGGTGCAGAACTGACAGATTCCGTGCGTGAAATTTATATCGGCACATTGGATGCCTTTCCTTCTGGTGCGTTCCCACCTGCTGATTATATTGCGCTCGGACATATCCATCGGCCTCAACTGATTGGTGGACAAGCACATATTCGCTACAGCGGCTCTCCGATTGCACTCAGTTTTGACGAATCACAACAACAAAAAAGTGTCTGCTTAGTGGAGTTTAATCAGCACCAATTTACCAATGCCACTTTGCTGCCAATTCCCGTTTTCCAGCCGCTATTGAGTTTAAAAGGCTCGTTGAAAGAACTGCAAAAACAATTAATGGACTTACCTGTCCAAGAAAATGAGCGCCCTATTTGGTTAGATATTGAAGTCGCCACCCAAGACTACCTTGGTGATATCCAGCAACGTATTGAGGCGCTCACCCAAGAACTCCCTGTCGAAGTTGTTCGCCTACGCCGAGCTCGACGGGCACAAACAGGTCAAAACCTCACTCCGCAGAATGAAACATTAAGTGAACTGACTGCCGAAGAAGTTTTTACCCGACGACTTACCGAAGAGTCACTGGAAGACAAAGCGTTAGAGCAGCGTTTATTGCAGCTGTTCAAGCAATCCTACGCCAACTTGCGCAATGAGCAGGGAGAATAA
- a CDS encoding bifunctional 2',3'-cyclic-nucleotide 2'-phosphodiesterase/3'-nucleotidase: MKKALKLSSLALLVAFNANAATVDLRVMETSDVHSNLIDFDYYKDKSTEQFGLVRTATLIKAAKNEATNAILVDNGDLIQGSPLADYMANKGLKEGESHPAHSLMNTMGYTVGNFGNHEFNFGLDYLKQAIAGAKFPYVNANIVDAKTGENYFKPYIIVDTPVKDRDGKTHTIKVGYIGFVPPQIMIWDKPNLEGKVKVNDITETAKKFVPQMKKEGADLIVAIPHSGFSQEPYKAMAENSVYYLSEVPGINAIMFGHSHGVFPSKEFADIKGVDVAKGTVNGIPAVMPGQWGDHLGVVDLVVNNDSGDWKVVEAQAHARPVYDKANKKALVERDESLVKIIQEQHQGTRDFVGKLIGKASENMYSYLALVQSDPTVQIVNDAQMDYTRNFIQGDPDLADLPVLAAAAPFKAGGRKNAPSEFVEVEKGDLTFRNAADLYLYPNTLVVVKATGADVVEWLECSAGMFNQIDAQSTKPQSLINWDGFRTYNFDTISGVNYQIDLTQPAKYDTDCQVVNKDANRIKNVTYQGKPIDPKAAFLIATNNYRGYGGKFAGTGDAHIAFASPDENRAILAAYIAKVSKEKGEVVSKADNNWSFTPIKTDKKLDVRFETSPSEKAAEFIQQHAQYPMKKVGTDDIGFAIYQVDLTAK, translated from the coding sequence GTGAAAAAGGCTCTAAAACTTTCATCTTTGGCACTGCTGGTGGCATTTAATGCCAACGCTGCCACAGTTGACTTGCGTGTTATGGAAACATCCGATGTACACAGCAACCTCATTGACTTCGACTACTACAAAGACAAATCTACTGAACAATTTGGACTGGTACGTACTGCGACATTAATCAAAGCTGCGAAAAATGAAGCCACCAACGCTATCCTGGTGGATAACGGTGACTTAATCCAAGGTAGTCCACTGGCTGACTATATGGCCAACAAAGGCTTGAAAGAAGGGGAATCTCACCCTGCTCATAGCTTAATGAACACCATGGGCTACACCGTCGGTAACTTTGGTAACCACGAGTTCAACTTTGGTTTAGATTACCTGAAACAAGCCATTGCAGGCGCGAAATTCCCTTACGTCAACGCCAATATCGTTGATGCTAAAACGGGTGAAAACTATTTCAAACCGTACATCATCGTTGATACTCCGGTAAAAGACCGTGATGGCAAAACGCACACCATTAAAGTCGGTTATATCGGCTTTGTTCCGCCACAAATCATGATTTGGGATAAACCAAACTTAGAAGGCAAAGTGAAGGTGAATGACATCACTGAAACTGCTAAAAAGTTTGTGCCACAAATGAAAAAAGAGGGCGCTGACCTGATTGTGGCAATTCCTCACTCAGGATTCTCACAAGAGCCATACAAAGCGATGGCAGAAAACTCGGTTTACTATCTCAGCGAAGTGCCGGGCATCAACGCCATTATGTTTGGTCACTCACACGGTGTGTTCCCAAGCAAAGAATTTGCCGATATTAAAGGCGTCGATGTGGCAAAAGGTACCGTCAACGGTATTCCAGCAGTTATGCCTGGGCAATGGGGCGACCATTTAGGCGTGGTTGATTTGGTGGTTAACAATGACAGCGGCGATTGGAAAGTGGTTGAAGCTCAAGCCCATGCCCGCCCTGTTTATGATAAAGCCAACAAGAAAGCACTGGTTGAGCGCGATGAATCGCTTGTGAAAATCATCCAAGAGCAGCATCAAGGTACCCGTGATTTCGTGGGTAAACTGATTGGTAAAGCCTCTGAAAACATGTACAGCTACTTGGCATTAGTTCAAAGCGATCCAACGGTTCAGATTGTGAATGATGCTCAGATGGATTACACCCGTAACTTTATCCAAGGTGACCCAGACTTAGCTGACCTACCAGTATTAGCGGCAGCGGCACCATTCAAAGCTGGTGGACGTAAAAATGCGCCTTCTGAGTTTGTTGAAGTGGAAAAAGGGGATTTAACTTTCCGTAATGCGGCTGACTTATATCTCTATCCAAATACCTTAGTGGTAGTAAAAGCAACAGGTGCGGATGTGGTTGAATGGTTAGAGTGCTCTGCGGGCATGTTCAACCAAATCGATGCACAATCAACTAAACCACAAAGCCTAATCAACTGGGATGGTTTCAGAACCTATAACTTTGACACCATTAGCGGTGTCAATTACCAGATTGACCTGACTCAGCCAGCTAAATATGACACCGATTGCCAAGTGGTCAATAAAGATGCTAATCGTATCAAAAATGTGACTTACCAAGGCAAACCAATCGATCCTAAAGCGGCATTCTTAATCGCGACTAATAACTATCGTGGTTACGGCGGTAAATTTGCAGGTACTGGTGATGCGCATATTGCGTTTGCTTCGCCAGATGAAAACCGTGCAATTTTAGCGGCGTATATTGCTAAAGTGTCTAAAGAGAAAGGCGAAGTGGTTTCGAAGGCGGATAATAACTGGTCCTTCACGCCAATTAAAACCGATAAAAAACTCGATGTACGCTTTGAAACTTCACCAAGTGAAAAAGCCGCCGAGTTTATTCAGCAACATGCTCAATATCCAATGAAAAAAGTGGGTACTGACGATATCGGTTTTGCTATTTACCAAGTTGATTTAACCGCTAAGTAA
- a CDS encoding nitroreductase family protein, translated as MSNAFIEMIKNRRTIYNLGDSLPISEEKVAGLIKEAVKHSPSAFNSQTSRIVVLFGAEHKKLWNITKEALRAIVPEAAFAGTEQKINSFAAGAGTVLFFEDKNVVTGLQEQFPLYADNFPIWSEQASGMAQLAVWTTLSQENVGASLQHYNPLIDNQVQQEWDIPANWILRAQMVFGSIEQPAGDKDFMDDDVRFKVFK; from the coding sequence ATGTCTAACGCATTTATCGAAATGATTAAAAATCGTCGCACTATTTATAACTTAGGCGATTCATTACCAATCTCGGAAGAGAAAGTGGCTGGGCTTATCAAAGAAGCGGTTAAGCACTCCCCATCAGCATTTAACTCACAAACTTCACGTATTGTGGTGTTATTTGGTGCAGAACATAAAAAACTGTGGAATATCACCAAAGAAGCGTTACGTGCTATCGTTCCTGAAGCTGCTTTTGCTGGAACAGAACAAAAAATTAATAGCTTTGCAGCAGGTGCTGGTACCGTTCTTTTCTTTGAAGATAAAAATGTCGTCACTGGTTTACAAGAACAATTCCCACTCTATGCAGATAACTTCCCTATCTGGTCAGAACAAGCGAGCGGTATGGCGCAACTGGCAGTATGGACAACATTATCTCAGGAAAATGTAGGTGCATCATTACAGCACTACAACCCATTAATTGATAATCAAGTTCAACAAGAGTGGGATATCCCAGCAAATTGGATTTTACGCGCTCAAATGGTATTTGGTTCAATTGAGCAACCTGCTGGTGATAAAGACTTTATGGACGACGACGTTCGTTTCAAAGTATTTAAATAA
- the phoR gene encoding phosphate regulon sensor histidine kinase PhoR: protein MLERLSLKQLIWGLFLFILPALILSVFIGHLPWLLVISLLAALIWHGYNLLKLSDWLWLDRSMLPPDGKGGWEPIFYGIYQMQQRNRKRRRELGQLIKRFRSGAESLPDAVVIMTTEGNIFWCNRHAQQLLGFRWPEDNGQHIFNLLRYPDFSRYFTVKNYDQALTIELNSGEIVELRILPYASDQLLMVARDVTEKRRLEKARRDFFANVSHELRTPLTVIQGYLEVMDDQEGTSPMNKKALSVMQEQTHRMDNLVKQLLQLSRIEVAPQINLDEQINMPVILKMIEQEAISLSQGRHEFEFSIDEKLRVHGNEEQLRSAVANLVYNAINHTPDGTKIKVKWQRTSNGAQFSVSDNGPGISAEHLPRLTERFYRVDKARSRQGGGGTGLGLAIVKHAVQHHSSQLSVTSQVGKGSEFSFTLPPVFIVSDKKVNTLSAK from the coding sequence GTGCTTGAACGCTTATCCTTAAAACAGCTGATTTGGGGGCTGTTTTTATTTATTTTACCCGCATTGATACTGTCTGTTTTTATTGGGCATCTTCCGTGGCTGCTAGTGATCTCGCTACTCGCAGCACTCATTTGGCACGGATATAACCTGTTAAAACTCTCTGACTGGCTCTGGTTGGATAGAAGTATGCTACCGCCGGATGGCAAAGGGGGATGGGAACCAATATTTTATGGTATCTATCAGATGCAGCAGCGTAACCGTAAGCGTCGCCGTGAGCTCGGGCAGCTGATTAAGCGTTTTCGCAGCGGGGCTGAATCCTTGCCTGATGCCGTAGTAATCATGACCACCGAAGGCAATATTTTCTGGTGTAACCGCCATGCTCAACAGCTTCTTGGTTTTCGCTGGCCTGAGGATAACGGGCAGCATATTTTTAACTTATTACGTTATCCTGATTTTAGCCGCTATTTCACCGTGAAAAACTATGACCAAGCGCTGACGATTGAGCTTAACAGTGGCGAAATTGTTGAGCTTCGTATCTTACCGTATGCGAGTGATCAACTCTTGATGGTGGCTCGAGATGTGACTGAAAAACGCCGCCTAGAAAAAGCACGTAGAGACTTTTTTGCTAACGTTAGCCATGAGTTACGCACGCCATTGACCGTTATCCAAGGTTATCTTGAAGTCATGGATGATCAAGAAGGCACTTCACCGATGAATAAAAAAGCGTTGTCGGTGATGCAAGAACAGACTCATCGAATGGATAACCTAGTGAAGCAATTGCTGCAATTATCCCGTATAGAGGTTGCCCCTCAAATTAATCTAGATGAACAGATTAATATGCCAGTCATTCTTAAGATGATTGAACAAGAAGCGATTAGCTTGAGCCAAGGGCGGCACGAGTTTGAATTCAGTATTGATGAAAAACTTCGAGTTCATGGTAATGAAGAGCAGCTACGAAGTGCGGTTGCTAACTTAGTGTATAACGCCATAAACCACACGCCAGACGGCACGAAAATTAAGGTGAAATGGCAGCGAACCAGTAATGGCGCGCAGTTTAGTGTGAGTGACAATGGTCCAGGAATTTCAGCCGAGCACCTTCCTCGCTTAACAGAGCGTTTTTATCGTGTGGATAAAGCGCGTTCAAGGCAAGGTGGTGGGGGAACAGGGTTGGGCTTAGCGATTGTTAAGCATGCTGTTCAACACCATAGTAGCCAGCTCTCAGTAACCAGTCAGGTTGGCAAGGGCAGTGAGTTTTCATTCACATTACCACCAGTGTTTATTGTGTCAGACAAGAAAGTGAATACATTAAGCGCAAAATAA